The proteins below come from a single Miscanthus floridulus cultivar M001 chromosome 1, ASM1932011v1, whole genome shotgun sequence genomic window:
- the LOC136494411 gene encoding disease resistance protein Pik-2-like isoform X1, with protein MEAIVVTAAEGAVKTLLGKLGSVLAQQNQLVGGVRGELQYIKDELESMNAFLQNLATANSHDVQVKIWMKQVREMAYDAEDCIDEFQHHFGGSRGDGIMGFLRRMKYILSALNARHRIVMQVQELKNRAQDVSDRYARYSGANAIAAASGLQGSAISTSNCLALDPRQAIGFIQEGLLVGIDKRRNRLLKYIMEDYGKQLRVISIFGFGGLGKTTIAKAICDSPQSKSGQFQCQAFVTVSQKFDLKAILRDILGQLIPHGSNQHVNSDILDIQDEQLEGFEVWDVKRLGDKLRSYLDDKRYLIVFDDIWSDSAWDNFKFFLPRNHFGSVIIVTTRIRSVANYCSHLKHDCSYEIEPLNQIEAKELFFRRLFGQVDVCPQNLQKVSEDILKKCGGMPLAINSITGILASRAVKSLVEWQTLHNSLGSELDNASTMEKVKHVLLLSYSDLPYHLKTCFLYFSIFPEDYKIRRKNVIQRWVAEGFVSEKRGLSAEQVAESYFAEFINRSIIQPIDISDSGKVKTCRIHDVMLEVIVGLSVEQNFVSLMGDQYVRTSHDKVRRVSLHGSGSYNLSTSLELSHVRSLSSFGDMPGVVCFNKARFLRVVDLENCEFLRNHHLKQICALFQLKFLSLRNGHNINRLPRNIRNLKSLKTLDLRGTCVDELPGSLTELKHLEHFRSGYTYLPFGFGKMKSIQSLGLIEISDDTSWRIQEIECLVQLKKLRIRSRNGLNKENWESLLAVIEKLSRSLVSLSIETDGRTFCLPLDFASSPPLLLQSFLLYEKLEALPSWVASLDNLVKLTLGGTQLKDDDIQVLQKLPRLFSLRLWFAFATKHFVVGCSGFPNLQLLAIQGWDGPLEMTLEEGSMQKLHKLVLVVAYRSSTLKSVKGVRYLQSLQTVEIRGKSTEPMEALLQEFRAEASHLPHHPTVIFKKV; from the coding sequence ATGGAGGCTATTGTTGTTACTGCAGCAGAGGGTGCTGTGAAGACATTGCTGGGAAAGCTGGGCTCTGTTCTTgctcaacaaaaccaacttgttgGTGGGGTCCGAGGTGAGCTGCAATATATCaaggatgagctcgagagcatgAACGCCTTCCTCCAGAACCTTGCGACTGCTAACAGCCATGACGTCCAAGTTAAGATATGGATGAAGCAAGTCAGAGAGATGGCCTATGATGCTGAGGATTGCATTGATGAGTTTCAACACCACTTTGGTGGCTCCCGTGGAGATGGCATTATGGGGTTCTTACGTAGAATGAAGTATATTTTGTCCGCTCTGAATGCCCGCCATCGAATTGTCATGCAAGTGCAAGAGCTTAAGAATCGTGCTCAAGATGTTAGTGACAGGTATGCAAGGTACAGTGGTGCTAATGCTATTGCTGCTGCCTCTGGCTTGCAAGGCTCTGCCATTTCAACCTCAAACTGTTTAGCCCTTGATCCTAGGCAAGCAATTGGTTTCATACAGGAAGGTCTTCTCGTGGGAATCGATAAACGGAGGAACAGGCTCCTCAAATATATAATGGAAGACTACGGAAAACAGTTAAGGGTAATTTCTATTTTTGGCTTTGGAGGGTTAGGCAAGACTACTATAGCCAAGGCAATATGTGATAGTCCACAGTCAAAGAGTGGTCAGTTCCAATGTCAAGCTTTTGTTACGGTCTCCCAGAAATTTGATCTAAAGGCAATATTGAGAGACATCCTTGGGCAGCTCATTCCACATGGTTCTAATCAACATGTCAACTCAGACATACTAGATATTCAGGATGAGCAACTCGAAGGTTTTGAGGTGTGGGATGTGAAAAGACTGGGTGACAAACTGCGTTCGTATTTGGATGACAAAAGGTACCTCATTGTTTTTGATGATATTTGGTCTGATTCAGCTTGGGACAATTTTAAGTTCTTTTTACCAAGGAATCATTTCGGTAGTGTAATAATTGTTACTACAAGGATAAGAAGTGTGGCTAATTATTGTTCTCATCTCAAACATGACTGTAGTTATGAAATTGAACCCTTAAATCAGATAGAAGCGAAAGAACTGTTCTTCAGGAGATTATTTGGTCAAGTAGATGTCTGCCCTCAAAACTTGCAGAAAGTTTCAGAAGACATTTTGAAGAAATGTGGTGGTATGCCTCTGGCCATCAATAGTATAACAGGGATTTTGGCTAGTAGGGCAGTCAAGAGTTTGGTGGAATGGCAGACCTTACATAACTCTCTTGGCTCTGAGTTGGATAATGCCTCAACCATGGAGAAAGTAAAGCATGTACTACTATTGAGTTATAGTGATTTGCCTTACCATTTGAAGACTTGCTTCTTGTATTTCAGTATCTTTCCAGAGGACTACAAGATTAGAAGGAAAAATGTTATCCAGCGATGGGTGGCGGAAGGCTTTGTATCTGAGAAGCGGGGGCTATCTGCAGAGCAGGTTGCTGAGAGCTACTTTGCAGAATTTATCAATAGGAGCATCATCCAACCTATTGATATAAGTGATAGTGGAAAAGTTAAAACTTGTAGGATTCATGACGTAATGTTGGAGGTCATCGTCGGGCTGTCAGTTGAGCAGAACTTTGTATCACTTATGGGGGATCAATATGTAAGGACTTCCCATGATAAAGTTCGACGGGTTTCCTTACATGGCAGTGGGTCGTACAATCTATCAACTAGCTTGGAATTGTCACATGTTCGATCGCTAAGCTCCTTTGGAGATATGCCAGGAGTTGTCTGTTTCAACAAGGCGAGATTTCTTAGAGTGGTGGATCTGGAAAACTGTGAATTTCTAAGGAATCATCACCTTAAACAGATCTGTGCATTGTTCCAACTTAAGTTCTTGAGTTTAAGAAACGGGCACAACATAAATAGGCTTCCAAGAAATATACGGAATCTGAAGAGCTTGAAAACTCTGGATTTAAGGGGGACATGTGTGGATGAGTTGCCTGGTAGTCTCACTGAGCTTAAGCACTTGGAACATTTTCGTTCAGGGTATACCTACTTGCCGTTCGGCTTTGGAAAAATGAAAAGCATACAGTCCTTGGGGTTGATAGAGATCTCAGATGACACATCTTGGAGGATACAGGAGATTGAATGTTTGGTGCAACTAAAGAAGCTTCGGATACGGTCACGCAATGGTCTGAACAAGGAGAACTGGGAGTCTCTACTTGCAGTCATTGAGAAGCTGAGCAGGTCCCTCGTGTCCCTGTCAATTGAAACAGATGGGAGGACCTTTTGTTTGCCACTTGATTTCGCATCCTCCCCACCGCTGCTCCTACAAAGCTTCCTACTCTATGAAAAACTAGAAGCGTTACCGAGTTGGGTTGCGTCGCTGGATAACCTTGTCAAGTTAACTCTTGGTGGCACCCAATTGAAGGATGATGACATCCAAGTTCTCCAGAAGCTCCCGAGACTGTTCTCTCTGAGGCTGTGGTTTGCATTTGCTACAAAGCACTTTGTTGTAGGATGCTCTGGGTTTCCCAATCTTCAACTACTTGCAATTCAAGGTTGGGATGGTCCTCTTGAAATGACTTTGGAGGAAGGATCTATGCAGAAGCTCCACAAACTTGTGCTGGTGGTGGCATACCGTAGTAGTACGCTGAAGAGTGTTAAAGGGGTACGGTATCTCCAAAGTCTTCAAACAGTTGAAATAAGAGGTAAATCTACTGAACCTATGGAAGCTCTGTTGCAAGAGTTCAGAGCTGAAGCAAGCCATCTTCCTCACCATCCTACAGTAATTTTTAAGAAGGTTTGA
- the LOC136494411 gene encoding disease resistance protein Pik-2-like isoform X2: MEAIVVTAAEGAVKTLLGKLGSVLAQQNQLVGGVRGELQYIKDELESMNAFLQNLATANSHDVQVKIWMKQVREMAYDAEDCIDEFQHHFGGSRGDGIMGFLRRMKYILSALNARHRIVMQVQELKNRAQDVSDRYARYSGANAIAAASGLQGSAISTSNCLALDPRQAIGFIQEGLLVGIDKRRNRLLKYIMEDYGKQLRVISIFGFGGLGKTTIAKAICDSPQSKSGQFQCQAFVTVSQKFDLKAILRDILGQLIPHGSNQHVNSDILDIQDEQLEGFEVWDVKRLGDKLRSYLDDKSYEIEPLNQIEAKELFFRRLFGQVDVCPQNLQKVSEDILKKCGGMPLAINSITGILASRAVKSLVEWQTLHNSLGSELDNASTMEKVKHVLLLSYSDLPYHLKTCFLYFSIFPEDYKIRRKNVIQRWVAEGFVSEKRGLSAEQVAESYFAEFINRSIIQPIDISDSGKVKTCRIHDVMLEVIVGLSVEQNFVSLMGDQYVRTSHDKVRRVSLHGSGSYNLSTSLELSHVRSLSSFGDMPGVVCFNKARFLRVVDLENCEFLRNHHLKQICALFQLKFLSLRNGHNINRLPRNIRNLKSLKTLDLRGTCVDELPGSLTELKHLEHFRSGYTYLPFGFGKMKSIQSLGLIEISDDTSWRIQEIECLVQLKKLRIRSRNGLNKENWESLLAVIEKLSRSLVSLSIETDGRTFCLPLDFASSPPLLLQSFLLYEKLEALPSWVASLDNLVKLTLGGTQLKDDDIQVLQKLPRLFSLRLWFAFATKHFVVGCSGFPNLQLLAIQGWDGPLEMTLEEGSMQKLHKLVLVVAYRSSTLKSVKGVRYLQSLQTVEIRGKSTEPMEALLQEFRAEASHLPHHPTVIFKKV; this comes from the exons ATGGAGGCTATTGTTGTTACTGCAGCAGAGGGTGCTGTGAAGACATTGCTGGGAAAGCTGGGCTCTGTTCTTgctcaacaaaaccaacttgttgGTGGGGTCCGAGGTGAGCTGCAATATATCaaggatgagctcgagagcatgAACGCCTTCCTCCAGAACCTTGCGACTGCTAACAGCCATGACGTCCAAGTTAAGATATGGATGAAGCAAGTCAGAGAGATGGCCTATGATGCTGAGGATTGCATTGATGAGTTTCAACACCACTTTGGTGGCTCCCGTGGAGATGGCATTATGGGGTTCTTACGTAGAATGAAGTATATTTTGTCCGCTCTGAATGCCCGCCATCGAATTGTCATGCAAGTGCAAGAGCTTAAGAATCGTGCTCAAGATGTTAGTGACAGGTATGCAAGGTACAGTGGTGCTAATGCTATTGCTGCTGCCTCTGGCTTGCAAGGCTCTGCCATTTCAACCTCAAACTGTTTAGCCCTTGATCCTAGGCAAGCAATTGGTTTCATACAGGAAGGTCTTCTCGTGGGAATCGATAAACGGAGGAACAGGCTCCTCAAATATATAATGGAAGACTACGGAAAACAGTTAAGGGTAATTTCTATTTTTGGCTTTGGAGGGTTAGGCAAGACTACTATAGCCAAGGCAATATGTGATAGTCCACAGTCAAAGAGTGGTCAGTTCCAATGTCAAGCTTTTGTTACGGTCTCCCAGAAATTTGATCTAAAGGCAATATTGAGAGACATCCTTGGGCAGCTCATTCCACATGGTTCTAATCAACATGTCAACTCAGACATACTAGATATTCAGGATGAGCAACTCGAAGGTTTTGAGGTGTGGGATGTGAAAAGACTGGGTGACAAACTGCGTTCGTATTTGGATGACAAAAG TTATGAAATTGAACCCTTAAATCAGATAGAAGCGAAAGAACTGTTCTTCAGGAGATTATTTGGTCAAGTAGATGTCTGCCCTCAAAACTTGCAGAAAGTTTCAGAAGACATTTTGAAGAAATGTGGTGGTATGCCTCTGGCCATCAATAGTATAACAGGGATTTTGGCTAGTAGGGCAGTCAAGAGTTTGGTGGAATGGCAGACCTTACATAACTCTCTTGGCTCTGAGTTGGATAATGCCTCAACCATGGAGAAAGTAAAGCATGTACTACTATTGAGTTATAGTGATTTGCCTTACCATTTGAAGACTTGCTTCTTGTATTTCAGTATCTTTCCAGAGGACTACAAGATTAGAAGGAAAAATGTTATCCAGCGATGGGTGGCGGAAGGCTTTGTATCTGAGAAGCGGGGGCTATCTGCAGAGCAGGTTGCTGAGAGCTACTTTGCAGAATTTATCAATAGGAGCATCATCCAACCTATTGATATAAGTGATAGTGGAAAAGTTAAAACTTGTAGGATTCATGACGTAATGTTGGAGGTCATCGTCGGGCTGTCAGTTGAGCAGAACTTTGTATCACTTATGGGGGATCAATATGTAAGGACTTCCCATGATAAAGTTCGACGGGTTTCCTTACATGGCAGTGGGTCGTACAATCTATCAACTAGCTTGGAATTGTCACATGTTCGATCGCTAAGCTCCTTTGGAGATATGCCAGGAGTTGTCTGTTTCAACAAGGCGAGATTTCTTAGAGTGGTGGATCTGGAAAACTGTGAATTTCTAAGGAATCATCACCTTAAACAGATCTGTGCATTGTTCCAACTTAAGTTCTTGAGTTTAAGAAACGGGCACAACATAAATAGGCTTCCAAGAAATATACGGAATCTGAAGAGCTTGAAAACTCTGGATTTAAGGGGGACATGTGTGGATGAGTTGCCTGGTAGTCTCACTGAGCTTAAGCACTTGGAACATTTTCGTTCAGGGTATACCTACTTGCCGTTCGGCTTTGGAAAAATGAAAAGCATACAGTCCTTGGGGTTGATAGAGATCTCAGATGACACATCTTGGAGGATACAGGAGATTGAATGTTTGGTGCAACTAAAGAAGCTTCGGATACGGTCACGCAATGGTCTGAACAAGGAGAACTGGGAGTCTCTACTTGCAGTCATTGAGAAGCTGAGCAGGTCCCTCGTGTCCCTGTCAATTGAAACAGATGGGAGGACCTTTTGTTTGCCACTTGATTTCGCATCCTCCCCACCGCTGCTCCTACAAAGCTTCCTACTCTATGAAAAACTAGAAGCGTTACCGAGTTGGGTTGCGTCGCTGGATAACCTTGTCAAGTTAACTCTTGGTGGCACCCAATTGAAGGATGATGACATCCAAGTTCTCCAGAAGCTCCCGAGACTGTTCTCTCTGAGGCTGTGGTTTGCATTTGCTACAAAGCACTTTGTTGTAGGATGCTCTGGGTTTCCCAATCTTCAACTACTTGCAATTCAAGGTTGGGATGGTCCTCTTGAAATGACTTTGGAGGAAGGATCTATGCAGAAGCTCCACAAACTTGTGCTGGTGGTGGCATACCGTAGTAGTACGCTGAAGAGTGTTAAAGGGGTACGGTATCTCCAAAGTCTTCAAACAGTTGAAATAAGAGGTAAATCTACTGAACCTATGGAAGCTCTGTTGCAAGAGTTCAGAGCTGAAGCAAGCCATCTTCCTCACCATCCTACAGTAATTTTTAAGAAGGTTTGA
- the LOC136494430 gene encoding PLASMODESMATA CALLOSE-BINDING PROTEIN 4-like produces MEASSLALVAAVLLLSSTLAASDFCVCRSDQPTAVLQQAIDFACGPQGGADCTAILQGGGCYNPNTVAAHCSWAANGYYQNNKARGATCDFGGAATVSTTDPSFSGCTFASGATSAGAGAGTAGTTTAGGATTGTGTGTFSPGVGTNGFNGTGVGSSTLGPTGNTLDAAAPGLLPGAASLAAATVLSFLALQPRH; encoded by the exons ATGGAGGCGTCGTCGTTGGCGCTCGTGGCCGCcgtgctcctcctctcctccacgcTTGCTGCGTCAG ATTTCTGCGTGTGCCGTTCGGACCAGCCGACGGCGGTGCTGCAGCAGGCGATCGACTTCGCGTGCGGTCCGCAGGGCGGCGCCGACTGCACGGCCATCCTGCAGGGCGGCGGGTGCTACAACCCCAACACCGTCGCCGCGCACTGCTCCTGGGCCGCCAACGGCTACTACCAGAACAACAAGGCCAGGGGCGCCACCTGCGACTTCGGCGGCGCCGCCACCGTCTCCACCACCGACCCCA GTTTCTCCGGCTGCACATTCGCTTCCGGTGCCACCAG CGCTGGTGCTGGGGCCGGGACGGCGGGCACCACAACCGCAGGCGGCGCGAcgacgggcacgggcacgggcacctTCAGCCCCGGCGTGGGCACCAACGGCTTCAACGGCACCGGGGTGGGCAGCAGCACCCTGGGACCCACGGGCAACACCCTTGACGCCGCCGCGCCCGGCCTGCTCCCCGGCGCCGCctccctcgccgccgccaccgtcctctccttcctagcCCTGCAGCCGCGCCATTAA